The sequence ACCTGGCTTGATGAGCAGAACAAGGCTGCGAATCGTCAATGCGGCTGGTAATCAGTTTCTAGCGTCGCTGGCCTTTGGAACCATTACACTAAAAAACAGACCCCACAAAAATGCCCAACTAAGTTGGGCATTTTTTTACTTCATTTGTGAAAACAAAAACTAGGGCGTGTTGACGTTTCGAGATTAAATTTTGTTCGTTCTGGCAAGTTCGTGCTCGCGAAACGAGGAATGATGTGTAATTTACTCAAATGACGAGCGGCTCTTATGACAGAAAGTAAGAGCAAGGGCTTGCCAGACGAACCCTTCGGGCAGCATTTAGCTGCAAAAATAACCCTGAAAGGTCAACACGCCCTAGCGACACTCTGTTAAACGAAATCAGTAAAGTCAATCCGTTGAGCAAATCCTTAGCGCCAGCCCATTCCCTTACGATTGGCTTCTTTATTTTCAATCTTGAGCTGTTCAGATTTGGTCAGCATCACATACAAAGCGCCCGTACCGCCCTGCTCGGTTTTCGCCGAATGATAGGCAAGTACCATTTCAAGCTGAGATAACCAATGACATACAGCAGATTTAAGGAGTCCCGCCACAGGTTTACTATTATGACCTTTGCCGTGAATTAGCATCACACAGCGCTCACCATGTGCCAGCGCCGCTAAAAGATAATTGAGTAACGCCTCACGCGCCTGACTTAAACGATAGGCGTGCACATCTAATTCCATCTTAATGCTGTATTGCCCTAGTCTTAAGCGTTTAAAAACGCCCCCTTGAACCCCTTCTCGCTTAAAACTGACAATATCATCTGGGGCTATGATGGGGATCAAACTTAACTCCAAGGGCATACAGGCTAAATAAGCCTCCCGTTGCAGCGCATCACGACGTTGTATTTGTTCAACCGTAAGTGCCTTGGGTTGTAAATTCACCGCTTTAATATCGCCTTTTAGTGGCACAACTCCCGCCATTTCTTCAAAAAACAGTGCCGATTCATTATCCAGCATGGCAAGCTCCTCCACTCTTCACGCTCAGTGTGCACTTTTATAACAGAAACACACTTTGTAAACATTCAACTCTTTAGTTCAGCGGGCGCCTCCATTATAGTGGCGCCATGAATGCTTGATTAGAATAATGTAATGAGATTTTTGCTGCTAGCCCTGATATGCCTATTATCGCTTCCAAGTTTTGCGACGCCCACAAAAGCCAAAACCACCACCACAACGGATCAGCTGATTAATGCTAATTATCCTTTGTTAACTCAGGCGTTTAATGAACTAAATCAAGATATTACTGCCAAAATTTATGCTGAAGATGC comes from Shewanella oneidensis MR-1 and encodes:
- the smrA gene encoding DNA endonuclease SmrA, whose translation is MLDNESALFFEEMAGVVPLKGDIKAVNLQPKALTVEQIQRRDALQREAYLACMPLELSLIPIIAPDDIVSFKREGVQGGVFKRLRLGQYSIKMELDVHAYRLSQAREALLNYLLAALAHGERCVMLIHGKGHNSKPVAGLLKSAVCHWLSQLEMVLAYHSAKTEQGGTGALYVMLTKSEQLKIENKEANRKGMGWR